GCCAAGCAGAAGGTGAAGGGGGTGCGCTTCGGGCGGCCCGACCACGGGGTGGAGCGGCTGCCGGCCGTCCTCCACACGCTGTACCTGATCTTCAACGAGGGCTATACGGCGACCTCCGGCCCGGCGCTGCAACGCCGCGACCTCGCCGGCGAGGCGATCCGGCTGACCCGCACCGTCCACCGTCTCCTCCCCGGCACCGGCGAGGTCACCGGACTGCTCGCCCTGATGCTGCTCACCGACGCCCGCCGCGAGGCCCGCACCGGCCCGCACGGCGACCTCGTGCCCCTCGACGAACAGGACCGCGACCGCTGGGACAAGGCCGCGATCGAGGAGGGCGTGGCCCTCATCACCCACGCCCTGAGCAGCGGCCCGGCGGGCCCGTACCAACTGCGCGCGGCCATCGCCGCCGTGCACGACGAGGCACCCTCCGCCGAGGCCACCGACTGGCGGGAGATCCTCGGCCTCTACGACGTCCTGGTCCGCCTCGTCCCCGGCCCCGTCGAACTCCTCAACCGCGCGGTCGCCGTCGCCATGGTCCACGGGCCCGCGGCGGGCCTCGCCGAAGTGGACGCCCTGGAGGGCGAGTTGGGACACCGGCGGGACGCCGTACGGGCGCATCTGCTGGAGCGCGCCGGATCGTACGACGAAGCCCGCGCCGCCTACGAGTCGGCGGCCGCGCAGACGCTGAGCCTGCCCGAGCAGCGCTATTTGCACGCGCGGGCGGCACGGCTCAGGGCTTAACGTGAGCGCATGTCCACGCCGATCGTGCACCTGACCGAACGCTCCCTGTGGGAAGCCGCCCGCGCCCGCGGCACGTACGAGATGTCGACCCGCGGCAAGACCCTCCAGCAGGAGGGCTTCATCCACTGCTCGACGCGCGCGCAGCTCCCGGGTGTCGCCGCCTTCCTCTACGGCTCCTACGACGGCCCCGACGACCTGGTGCTCCTGGTCATCGACCCCGACCGGCTCGGCGTACCCCTGAAGTACGAGGCCCCGGAGCCCGGTGCCGAGGCGTTCCCGCACATCTACGGGCCGCTCCCGGTGGACGCCGTGGTCGACGTGGAGCCGTGGGGGTGACCCGACGGTCCCGGTTATGGCGCCGGGCCGTGATCGCGTGGGCGGTCGCGGTGGTCGTCGGCGCCGGTCTGACCCGGTGGCTCCAGGACTCCGCGGAGCCACCGGAGCCACGCGTCTGGGAGCAGAGCAGTCCGGAGCCCGCGCTCCCCGACGGCTGGGAGACCGCGTGCCCGGCCCCCAGCACCGAACCGGACGGCGACTCGGTGCTGTATGCCTGCGCCTTCGCCACCGGTTAGGCCGGCAGTCCGCCCGTCTCCGGATCCCGGCCCGTCAGGCAGTACGTCCCGCCCGCCGGGTCCCGCAGCACCGTCCAGTGCTTGCCGTGCG
Above is a window of Streptomyces sp. NBC_00490 DNA encoding:
- a CDS encoding DUF952 domain-containing protein, with translation MSTPIVHLTERSLWEAARARGTYEMSTRGKTLQQEGFIHCSTRAQLPGVAAFLYGSYDGPDDLVLLVIDPDRLGVPLKYEAPEPGAEAFPHIYGPLPVDAVVDVEPWG